ATATTTTTCTACAACTTGGATTTTGATTTCAAGTAGCCTATAATATCTGTATTTTTAACATAGATACAGATTATAAAAATAACTCAGCATAAGATGCAAGTACCCTGTTAATatgcaaaaaattaaaataaacaaaaggtTGTAGGTATGCCAGAAAGAATTTTCTTAAAACCATTTCTCCAAGAAATTGGCAGCAGCCTTTAGATTGCTAAATTAAGTggacaaaatatattttaatgaagTGATTATCTTTAATTTAAAGACAACTGTCAGTAACAATAggttaataattaattttttcttttgactttCAAGAGGTTACtccattttgaaaattatattgGCCATCTCCACTGATTAGAAGGAGGTTCTTCAACTAGAGGCTCCCATGGTTTCCACTGTATCATTTTTCTTGCCAGGGACAGCTCATTTTCAGCCTGTTAATAAACACCATACACAAAGTCTTAAATATTATACAATTGCCAAAATATTAATTACCTCTATGTCAGTTAATTACCTCAGTGATGTCACTATCTATCATGATCACAGGCTACCACAAATTTCACCTATAAATATCAAAGGAACTGTATGcttttgggggttgttttttaaaaaaaatcccatcaccCCTAAATACCCAAACAGATATTCTGTTCAGAGAGACATTCCCAATGACAACTTCATGATATTTTCCACTTGGTTTGGATTACCCCCAGTATTATTCAATcctctcctgcccttttcaCTGATTTAGACTCTGTAAGCAGCAATGTAGGTATACATGCATATCTGTAAGCATAATGCAAGAAACAGCTGTTAATTTCTTAGGTTTTAGCAAGGCCATCCCATCACTACATGACAATTTGTTATCAGGGATTTTTCTTCTGCAGCAAAGGAAGATACACGAAACTTCCAATTTTCTGAACAAAAGCTCAGCCCAAGGAGCACTAAAAAACACAGCTAAATTTGCATGTCATCTCAAATTTCCCCTCTTTACCTGTACAATGACTTCTTCTATCTGACCACAGTTCAGTTTGTCCTGTAGTTTTTGCACATCAGACTCCTGTGTGTTTAAATACATATAATAAAATGTTTTAGTGAGAGTAGAAAGCCCATGAGAAGcatgaaaacaataatttaaCTAGATCACGCTCCAATCTTTCTCAGAACTACTATCAAATCAGCTGGCTTATATAATTTTACATTATGAAAGAAATCTCACACTCATTTCTTACTGAGAAGCAAACATCAAACCCTcaatgataaatacaaagaatgaATGCTATTTACTGAATCCAAAGAAATATTAGCAGATAAAGCTTGAGTTTTATCTTTGAAAAAAGTCTTATTCTTAGATTTTTTTAGAACTATATGCAAGCTTTCAATTATCACCCTAAATACACAGTAACAGTATTGCAGAGTTTAAGGTAACAAAAAGTGGTCTTAAATGTTAAAGACGAGGCTTGTGCTAAGATACTACACTGGCAAGAGCACATACTTTTTCTTGTCAAAGTGTGTGAAAATTACCACTTTTCTAGgaatctttaaaaagaaaaaaagtttgctTCTAATTATCATTAAACATCAGCAGGAAATTAACAATTCCTTTTCAtaccaaaaaatccaaatatcCCAGTCAATATCACATCAAAATATCCTAGtcaataacaaaaacaaacctAGATACTTCAACTGTTTCTGAACTGATACCTGAAAGTTACATGTGCACCTAAGAAACAGCCAGGCACTCCAAAAATCACTTTTCTCAtcctatgatttttttttaatgagcagCATTAATGAATTAGCACTGTACTTACCTTTTTAACCAAATCAAATCGCTCATTTACAATCTGCTCCGTGTATTTCCTGTAAGCTGCATCTTTGGGAATGTTTTCCAGGACACCAAGGATTTTTGTGTACAGTATTCGCAGGCGCTGAAGTGATCACAAGACATGGTTAAAATACACAACTGCAATTATTTAACTTCTTGTCCTACCAAACCTGCTAAGCTACTATCTATACACAAAACACGGTATTCAATCCAGAAGTGTAAGATCAATAATAATTAAGACTGAGCCACTGAACTCTATCTTGGGTAAAGCAGGTATTTCTCAGGACTGAAAAATTCCTGCTGTCACAttcctcaaaggaaaaaaagaaccatGAAAAAACAAAGACAGTTGCAATCTGAACACACTTGatgcaaaatgaaaaacaataaaaaccatAAAgtgctcttaaaaaaaaaaagagagaaaaaagaggcaaattCATGTCTAACCCATCAGATACTGAAAATTTATCTGAGTAGATACAGAGAGATTATAATGGAGGGTTTTTTGTCACTTTTCTTCATGCTGGTGCAAAGTTCTGGTTAACAAATAGATTTAAATTAAACCTGAAACTTTTATTGCTGTATTTAAATGCAGGGATAAAGGACACATTGTGGTGAATAAGTAATTGTATCTATCTGACAAGGTATGGGTGTCCCATAGAAACAATAAGAAATAGAAGCAGAATACTAAAAGAAgtatgaggaagaaaaaacagaaaacaaaaaaacaattGGCAAAGAATCTGAACTTCAACTAAACCCTTGTCGAGTACTTTACTCTTAGCTTTAAGttgctgaaaaaaatgaaaatgtactAAGTTCACCCAGAAGGCATCTGACAAGGCTGTAAACTGAGCTAGAATGATTTCAACCAAATAGTGATTTTTTCAAGGGTTCTTTTTTACAGCATTCTTAAGTATTAGAGTCAAAAAGCATTTTTGAAATAGAATTGCTATATAATAAGAAATTTCAAAGTgaagaactttaaaaaatcaCTGAAGTTCTTTCAAAGCTAATGCCTCCTGAATAAGCACGATGTGACAAACATACTTACACTAGTGAGCCCGAGGAGGTAAAAAGAAAGCCACATATTGCTACAAGAACCACCTAATGCAGTTTCCTGGTACCACTCAAGTATTCCAATCTCAGCACTGCTTGCCATCCCAAATCTTTTTGTCTGAGAAGCAGGAATTATATTTACGAAGAAATGAATTTAAAGAGTTCTTTGTTTTGGAATTACTGATGAAAGAAGTCAAATATTGGTTCATAAAGATACTAATACTAGAGAGGTTTTTGAAATCAGTGCATGCCACAAAAAGTACATGTGTAAAATGACTTATAATGACATGCATTAAACCTTTATCACAGTGCAcgattttaattatttcataaAGCTGGAACCAGGTTAAGATATACTGCATACCTACCCATGCAAACACATCACAAAAACCTTAGAGCTCACTGAGAGTTTCCATTACTACAGAATGAGATATGTTACATACCTCATGAGGGTTCTCAGCTACAGCCAATCCTACAAGTCCAGTGGTCTGCAGAGAGAGCATAAACATACTTAACACACCTAAGCATCCATTTCCACACTAATCATTTTGTTTTGACTCAATATACACCTGACAGGGATCATTCCATGACACCAGCCTTACCTCCTGCCATATGCCCATTATCCCAGAGTTCCAGTGCTCCAAGAGGGAACAGTTCACCttatatcctgagttggaagggacccccaaGCATCAAGCCTGACTCCTGGCCCTTCCCATTCCCtggaatcacaccatgtgcccgAGAGCATTGTCTAAACACTTCCTGAATTCTGTCAGGCTGGtactgtgaccactgccctggggagcctgttcggTGCCCAAACATCCCCTGGGTGAAGAATCTTTTTCTAacatccaacctgaacctccatGACAGAACTTCAGGACATTTGTTCGGGTTCtctcactggtcaccacagagatcagtgtctgcccctcctcttcacCTCATGAGAAcgctgtaactgcagtgaggtctcctctcagcctcctcttctccaggctgagcagaccaATGACTCAGCCGCTCCTCACAGGGCTTCCCTACAGGACCATCACCATCTCCgctgccctcctttggatgctctctaataGCTTAATATCTTTCTCAGACCGCGGTGATCAAACATTCTAGTTGAGGCCGcctcagtgcagagcagagcggGACAATCCCTCCTTCGCCATCCTGGCGCTGCTGTGCCTGATGCGCACCAAGCAGCCGCTGGCACAGCTCCGGTGCTCCTGGCTCCAGCCGCCCCACACCGCgggcccgccgcccccggctGCCGGGGAGGTCACCCAGGCCCTGCGCTGCCCTCGGCCTTTCCCTAGCAGGGTGGCCGCCCGCTCTTACCGCACGGCTGAGGCACTCcttgccccccccccccagaaagGCCGGCCCGCCGCAGGAGCAGGACGCGGCTCCCGGCCCTCGGCGGCGCCTCACCTTCCTCAGCGCCCCCGCCATGGCCGCGCTCGCGGCGCCCGCAGAGGACGCAGCGGAGGGCGCCGGGCTGCGCATGCGCCGCAGCGGCCCCGGCCGGCGGGCCGGCAGCAGTGCGCGTGCGCGGGGCCGCTGCGGGTAATGGCTGCGGCGGGAGCGCCCGGCTCGGGATCCTTTCGTGGGATCgcttagaaaagcaaaaaaccccctaaaacAGAACTAGGCAGAAAATAGAAAACAGGGAACTTAATTAAGCACCTTGAGGTAGAGACAGTGGGACAAAAGAGCAATGAAAAGACAGTTTAAATTATTGGTTGAGGTGAATATGATGTTCATTTGAAGATCCAGTTTTCCCTCTATTAAGTCGTATGCTTAGTTGCTAGCTTAAAGTGTGAGTTTTCCGCAGTAATACTTTCTAATAATCACATTGTAAGTTTGTATCTTACTCTGGACAACTCGTTCTTTATAATTCCTTTGTCCTGCTCTTGAGCTCTTCTTTTTCATAACTGGTAAGCAAACTCCCCCAGCTGAGTCTCAGAATATCAGGTTTTTCCCTGGAAGCCAGTGCTTTGATAAAACAAGCACTTCCTCCAGTCTGCAACTAAAGCACAGTGCCTCATACAGTTTACATCAATATGCAGGATTTGTGTTTCCCTGCACCTGTGTTCTTTGCAATTGCATCGGAAACAGCTGGAATTTCTTTCCTAGGTACTGAAATTCTTTCTTTCCAAAATGCCAGTCTTTAAAAGTTCATGCCTTTTTATTGGACCAGCCCTgtattttccccttctctgtgATGGTCCAACCAGATGATCTGTCTCCTGGTGACACTGACAGAGCACAGCACCAATGGTTCTGCCCCTGGCAATCTTTTAGCACAGTCAGTGTCATTCCAGCAGTAGTTCTGAGGGACTTTGGACAGCCTAAGCACGTGGGAGTGCTTGCCACATCCAAACAAAGTGAAAAACAACAGGCATTGTTGATGAAAATCTTCATTAAACCCATCTCAAAGTGGTACTGTGGGAAGTTCTCCAAACTGGTCAAATCCCATTTCAATgcatgatttattttaaaatataacaaaGCTGAAACCTACAAAGTATTATCAGTGTACTgactttgaaaacaaacaaacaaaaaaaccccaaacctcccacATAGCATTTCACAGTTATTATTTGTTTTACACCGCGGGTTCTGTTATGACTAGTATCCTATGTATTAATATTCAGTTTGCAGGTAACTTAAGAAGGCCATGCTATAGCTCTCCTTCTCATGTTTGTCTCACCAATGAATTTATTGCATGATATTATATCTCAAATTGCCATGTGATGTGGTGTATATACAACTAAAACTTATTTATTCTGCATGAAACATAATTGATGGATTTATATCTAGTAATTATGTGTGAGTGGAATCAGGCACTTCATGCAcaatgttattaaaaatatctgaaaatcaaaacaattctaTGTTTGTAATGTGGATATGTACTAATTCTGATGGTGTCTTGGTTATgtacagaaaatgaaagaacTGAAAGTAAATAATTACAACATTTGTGTTCTTTATATGTattaaaaatgcatgtttttcatttttaaattagatAAGAATATATCTCTCTTCATATAATCTCATAGCTAGCAGTAGAACAGGATCTCAGCATTGCTTCTGTCTGCTTCTGTTatactggggttttttaggggtGTGCCACCTTTAGTTAGGTTGCATTGGCCAAAGAAGTTGCAGTGAATATTGCTTATCATCATTAAATGGTTTTGTTGATCTCATGTTCAAAGATTGAAATGCATGTAGTGCTTTAGTTAAGCTTGCACTTTTATGGTTCTATAAATGCAAGTCAAAAGTCACAGAGGAGTTCactgtaaaatttaatttcattagaACAATGAAATACAAGAtggaagttttggggtttttttcagtttgttgtGTACCCTTATTGTCTGTTCATTATGGTAAAAATGATAACTAATTGGTTAAAGCAAGAACAACACAGGTTTTGAATCAGTGGCATTTCCAGCTTCTTCCTCATCCCATGCCTGGGTTTAGCTTGCTGGGTACTGCTGTTCTTGATCTTACTCTGGAGTTATTCTGTATTTTCCTCACTGCTGTCTGTGGGGCCATGCTTCCTGCTTCTTTGTCCATCTTCAAGTTACTAAACTGGTTAAATAAGTACTGTAATTGTCTGTTATTGAATCTATAAAGCTTTGATCATGTC
This Agelaius phoeniceus isolate bAgePho1 chromosome 5, bAgePho1.hap1, whole genome shotgun sequence DNA region includes the following protein-coding sequences:
- the NDUFA5 gene encoding NADH dehydrogenase [ubiquinone] 1 alpha subcomplex subunit 5 isoform X1 — encoded protein: MRSPAPSAASSAGAASAAMAGALRKTTGLVGLAVAENPHERLRILYTKILGVLENIPKDAAYRKYTEQIVNERFDLVKKESDVQKLQDKLNCGQIEEVIVQAENELSLARKMIQWKPWEPLVEEPPSNQWRWPI
- the NDUFA5 gene encoding NADH dehydrogenase [ubiquinone] 1 alpha subcomplex subunit 5 isoform X2; translated protein: MGIWQETTGLVGLAVAENPHERLRILYTKILGVLENIPKDAAYRKYTEQIVNERFDLVKKESDVQKLQDKLNCGQIEEVIVQAENELSLARKMIQWKPWEPLVEEPPSNQWRWPI